The Bacillus andreraoultii sequence ACATAAAATCAATATGCTGACGGTCCTTTACGAATGCAATTCCACAATCACCACCGCCAGCACCTGATGATTTTCCACTACCGTACTTATTCGCAATTTCAATGAATTTTTTTAAAGCGGGTGTTTCAATATCTACTTTTGCATAGGCACTTAACTTTTTTAATACTCGACGATTTTCAGCAAAACCCTCGATTGCTCCATCTATATCATCACGTTTAAAGCTGTCAAGAATTTGTAAGACTGCACGTCTACTACCTAACAAAAATTCTTCATATAAACTTGGTGCTTCTTCTTTTAACTTTTGAACATGACTAACCATTGGTGCTGTAGAAGCTGCCGTTTTCGTCCAGCCCACTGCAAAACTCAGCCTACTCGGTGCTGATATCCGTTTTATATAAAGGCTTGGCCAATCCATTTTCACTAACTCGTTCAAGCTTGTTCCACCTTCTAGTTCACCGATAAGCCAATCGGGTTGAAACATTTGATACGATAACCACCCACCATAAGTTGAAGCGGCAATATCTGCACATGAACCGTTTCCTTGGGTTTGATAATGGATGATTGCTGATAATTTATAAATCAATTCCTTCGATGGTCGTATCATCTTACACTGGTAGAAATTAAGCAATGCAGTGATAACCGTTACTACAATAGCCGCACTAGATCCTAATCCAAACTTTTTCCCCGTTTTATCATCTAATTCACTAGTAACCGTTAACCGAAACGGACGTGGTGAAATACCAACTTCATATAAAAACTGATAGAAAATAGATAAAGCATTTCTTACAAAAGGGAATTTCTTTTCGTTTTGACTAAAGAAGACTTCACCTTTTTTCACTTCGAAATGAATTTCATCATATCCTAGTTGAGGTAAACTTATCGTATGTTTGCTCGCTTCTTGAATCGTACCTGTCATATAACGGTTCACGGCAAGCACGATGGCTAGTTGATCTCGTTCTAAAACCGCATATTCACCAGCTACAAATAATTTACCAGGTACTTGAACATGTATGGTTGAACTATCCATCAAGATCGCCCCTATTATTTACATCCGCTATATGAACACCGTCTAAATACGTTACTCCCGGCCCTGGTTGACACGGATAAATATGCTGTACAGACGGAACTTCCTTTAGTTGAGCAGTAATTTTTTCCACGTCGGACGGTTGACAAAGTACCTTCACATTCGGTCCCGCATCAATCGTAAAATATGCTTCCAATCCTTTTGAACGTAAATTTTCCACTGCATCCATGACTTGTAGTGTCCCACTTTGCCAATAAAGAAATGGTGGATCCGCTCCAAGTGTCGTTGCGTGCATTTTTAACGCATTTTTTTCAGCAATTGTACCTAGCCTAGTAAAATCTCGTAATGTAAGTGCATGTTTCATCTCTACTAATTCTTTTTCTGCCGATTCCAACCAACCTTGATAAAATGGTGAAGTTTCTACCGTTCGTTTCATACCTTCACGACTGAGCACCTTTTTTTCACTTGCATTTACCATTACAGATAAAACCGCAATAGGAAATTCTTTTCCATCTAAAAGTGGAACAGCATACGAGTCAGAGCCATCATTTTTTTCGCCCATCTGCCACTCAACATATCCTCCATAAATAGAACGGCATGCTGAACCAGAACCAATCCGAGCAAATTGGGATAGTTCACGTGGAGTTAAGTTTAGTCCAATCGCCTTCGTACTAGCGGCCGAAAGCGCAGCATATCCGGATGCAGACGACGCAAAACCAGCTGCAGTGGGTACATGATTTTCCGAAAAGACAGAAGCGAAGAGCTCAACACCTGCGAATTCTCTAACTTTATTTAAATATGTAGAAACTTTCTTTGTTTCCTTTTCGGGCGCCAGTTCGCCATTTAGATAGAAGACATCTTCCGTTCGTTCTTTATCAAAATCGACCGTTGTTACGGTATAAAATCGATCAAGTGTGACAGATAAACTACTATTGGTCGGTAAAATAAGACGATCATTCCGTTTTCCCCAATATTTAATTAATGCAATATTCGTATGGGCTTTAGCTGTTGCTTTCAATATTTTCACCCCATTCATCAAACAGGTTTTCATTCGTCGCATCTACTTTGAAAAACCATGTCTTGTTCGCTCCTGCTTCTGTTAATGCTTTTGCTATAAATGATGCTTGTCCCTCTTCCTTAGCTAAAGCAATCATACATCCGCCACGGCCACCACCTGTTAATTTCGCACCGAGTGCCCCTGCCTTTTTTGCTATCTCTACTAAGTAATCGATATTTTTATCACTTACACCTAAATGTTGTAATTCGATTTGTGCGCCATTTAAAAATTTCCCAAGTTCTTCAAGGTTTCCTTGTTGAAGTGCATTTTTCGCTTTTTCCGTAAGTACACCTAAACGTTTAATCGCTCGCTCGGTATTCAATAGATCTGTCTCTCTCTTTTCAAGTATACTATTCACAGCGAGTCGTGTATTTCCGATTTCACCTGTATCACTAACAACAAGATAAAAGGAAGATTGAATGAATACTGACTTAGGCTGTTCACCTTTCCGAAACCAAATTGGACAATCATGGAAAACCGCTTCGATATCAATTCCACTAGGATTTCCATGTGCATATTTTTCAGCAACATTCCCAAGCGAAAGTAACTTATCTTTCGGTAATGGTTTTTGGAAAAAGCTAGCTAGTCCACGAACAATCGCTAGTGCAGTAGCAGCACTAGAACCTAACCCACGTCCAATTGGAATTTCCGATTGAAGGGAAATTTTCAGATCTTCTTCACTTTGATTTAACTCTTTCATTGTTTCTTTTACACAAAGTGCTAACCCCTTCATCCGATCGGGTATTTGATCAAGTGGACCTGTATATTGTTTACTTTCAACTAGAATCGGTCCATGATTTTCTTCCACAACACTTGTTGCTAAAACACGGGGGAAAGGGAGTGCAATTGCAGGCTCGCCGTAAACAACAGCATGTTCACCAATGAGAATCACTTTACTATGAGCCGTACCAATCCCTCTTTTTTCTAAGCTGTGCAATACAATTCCCCACTTTCTAAAAAAATCACTAACCGGCCAAAACCGATATTAGCCATGGTGCAGAATATAACACCATAAATTGTACACCAAAATTGACTCCCATGCGACTTAATGTGCCTGAAACAATTTCAATTAAAAAGACCCCTGCAATATTCATCCATCCAGCATTCATATAAGCAAGTAAAAGGACAAGGGAAACAAATCTAAAAAACGAAATAAATACATTTTTCCCGTCTTGAACAATCCTTAGATTCCAGTAGATGGTCCATAAGGAATAATAACGATAAGGGCAAGCCAGCGATTTGTCGAAAGTAGTGAAGAACGACCGCACCAGCAAATAAAATTGGGTTTGCATCATCTTCAATAACTTCCGCAAACGGAATAAGCGTACTTGCTAAAAGTAAACGAACTGGTACAGAGACAAGCGTTCCGATTCAGTAATCAGAAATCATCTTCTTTATACTCGTTTTCTGATTCTCCATCCCTTTTTCATACAAGTGTATGTTCCACCATTGGTAGCCTTTTGATTTTTAAGTCTACCATCTCAAGTTTCCTTCTAGCATTCTGTACGAATAGTTTCAGTATTTTCCTTCATTAGTATACAACTTAAAATCAATCATTTCTACCTTAATTGATAATCGTTATCATTTATCAAAGACACCTTTATTTTTTCCCTAGTGTGAAACTTTTCATCCTTCTACACGTATGACTAATAAACAAAAATAAGGGGAGATACACATAGTGGATTCATTCTTTTTTGGAGATATATTTTATCATTTCGACTCAGTTTTTATTGGACTCTGTTTTATCTTCGTCTTTAGTATGATTATCTTTACGATGATTAAAGGAATTAGCCAATGGAGAAAAAATGAAAACTCACCTCGGTTAAGTGTTCCTGCCGTCGTAAAAACAAAACGTTCAGACGTACATGGAAGTACAAGTATGAATAATGACGTCGCATCTCATTCATCCTATACAACATATTATGTTACATTTGAATTTGAGAGTGGAGATCGTTTGGAATTTACTGTTTCTGGAAAAGAGTACGGAAAGCTTGTAGAAGAGGATGACGGAATTCTTACTTTTCAAGGAACGAGATTTATCGGATTTGAAAGAAAACGATAAGTAATGATACCCACGACAAAGAGTCTGTTCAAAAAGGGATATCTAAAAAACTCAGGGACGCTAGAGCCTCCACCCGTAGTTCGTCGAAAAAGCTTTTTTGGGCTGCAATGCAATGCTACTAGAGCCTTCCTTATGCACTTATGCGTAGAGGAAAATTTTTACTTTCCCAATTGCCAAAATGTGATAATCAAGAAAATTGATATATCAACGTTTTGAAACATGAAAAGGACCGCCAGAAATCAAAATATGATCTTCTGGACAGCCCCTTCCTTTCTATTCCATTCGATAGAGCATGTTAATCTAGCTGTTGAGCATATAATCCGAGCTTCTTTAGTTTTTCAACAACCATTTCTTTTTCATCTGTGTTTAAGCCAGCCATAATTTTACTCATCGCCTCTTTATGCCGCGGAAAGATATCTTCCATTATTTTCTTCCCTTCGTCAGTAATTGAGGCATGGGTAACACGGCGATCTGTCGGGCATGCTTTTCTAACTAAGTAATTTTTCTCTTCTAACTTATCAACAACATACGTAATACTACTTGAAGCCAATAGAATTTTTTGACCAATTTTTTGTATAGGTTGGTCACCCTTATGAAAAAGCAATTCAAGCACAGCAAATTCAGTTAAATTCAAGCCATAATCTTTTACATTTTTTACGATTTGCTTCTCTATTGCTTCAAGCGCTCTAGATAGTACAATGAATAGTTTTAATGAAACATCTTGGTCTCTTTTCACTTCATTCATTTCCATATCATTCAATCCTTTAAAATTATTATCTCGAATTCGAAATAATTATATGATAATTCAACGCCTATGTCAAGCCATTTGAAATAACACCCTTGTCTATATTGGTTCCCTTCATAATTTGGTATACTAACATAAGACAGAGGTAAAATGAACACTTTTTTGGAAGGAGTTTCTTATGAAATCACTCATTATCGCTGAAAAGCCGAGTGTAGCACGGGAGATTGCACGTGTCCTCGACTTACGCGAAAAGCATAAATCTTATATCGAAGGAAAAAACTACATTATAACATGGGCACTTGGACATCTTGTTGAGCTAAAAATGCCCGAAAACTATGATCCAAAATACAAAACTTGGCGACTTGAAGACTTACCAATTATTCCAACTAAAATGGGTTTAAAAGTCATTCGCCAAACGAGTCATCAATTTAAAGCAATTGAAGGATTGGCTAAACGAAAAGATATCTCAGAGCTGATTATCGCGACAGACGCAGGTCGTGAAGGGGAACTCGTTGCCCGTTGGATTATTGAAAAGATTCACTGGAAAAAACCTATTAAACGACTATGGATTTCTTCCGTGACAGACCGAGCGATTCGTGATGGTTTTAAACAATTAAAACCAGGGAAACAATATGAGAACCTTTACCATTCCGCTGTTTGCCGAGCTGAAGCGGATTGGCTCATTGGTTTAAATGTTTCGCGAGCTTTAACAACGAAATATAAAGACCCGCTTTCCGCAGGCCGTGTACAAACGCCGACTTTATCCTTAATTATTGACCGTGAAAAACAAATTCAAAAATTTGTCCCGAAAAAATATTGGGTCATTCGAGGAAAAGTCCATTCGCTAGATGTAGAATGGGAAAAAAACGGGGAAAAACGAATATTTGATAAAGAAGAAGCGGATAAAGTAATCAACCGGATAAAAGGACAAAAAGCCACCGTCATCCAAGTAATGAAAAAGGAAAAATCAGAACAGCAACCATTACTTTACGACTTAAATGAATTACAACGCGACGCGAATAAACGATACGGGTTTTCTGCCAAAAAAACATTAAATGTGTTGCAAAAATTATATGAAGAACATAAATACGTCACCTACCCACGGACAGACTCTCGTTATTTAACATCGGATATGCAAGGGACTATGTTAGAAAGACTTCAAGGTGTAGCAACTGCATATAAAGATGAAGCTAAACCATTACTAGCAAATAAAGGAAAAGTACTGGCTAAACGAGTTTTTAACAACGATAAAGTCTCTGATCACCACGCTATCATTCCTACTGAAGAACGTGTGCATTTAGGGGACTTGTCTTCCGATGAACGAAAAATTTATGATCTCATCGTTCGCCGCTTCTTAACGATATTTTATCCAATATTTAAATATGAAACCGTTCAAGCGCATTTCGAAGTCAATGGGGAAGTTTTTACGACGAGAGCTAGAAATGTAATCGATTGGGGCTTTAAAAAAGTTCAAGGCCACGATGATGATGTGTTAGAAGTATCTACTCTTGATCAAATTCATAAAGGACAAACATTCTCTATGAAAGATCTTGTTATGGATGAAAAACTAACCGAACCGCCTTTACGTTATTCAGAAGCTGACTTACTTGGCCAAATGGAAAAATATGGGCTAGGTACACCAGCTACAAGGGCAGAAATTATTGAACGGTTAATCGCAACAGAAGTCGTTGAGCGACAAAACGGTCGTTTCTTCTCTACCCAAAAAGGAAAGCAGTTAATGGATTTAGTAAACGATGACTTAAAATCGCCAGAACTTACTGCTAAATGGGAAGAGGAACTTGAATTAATCGCACGTGGAAAAGCAAATCCACAGCAGTTTTTGAAAAAGATTCGCCAGCAAACAGAGGCTCTCGTTCGTGAGATTAAACAAAGTGATAAACAATACCGAACACCAAATTTAACAGGATCAAAATGTCCTGAATGTGGATCATTCTTAAAAGAACGGAATACAAAAAATGGGAAAATTCTTGTCTGTTCAAATTTAGAATGTTCCTATCGTCGCCGGACGGAGCCAAAGCTTTCAAACCGCCGCTGCCCACAATGTCATAAAAAGATGGAGATGCATGAAGGAAAGGCTGGGCTATACTTCCAATGCCGTCATTGTAATATTGTGGAAAAAGCAGAAGGAAAGAAAAAGGCAGTCAATAAACGGGAAGAGCGAAAACTCCTACAAAAGTATACGAAAAAGGAAGAATCTTTCGGAACAAGTCTTGGGGATTTATTAAAGGCAAAGTTAGAAGAGAAAGAGTAAATTCTTCTAAAAACGGATGTCTTCTTATCATTCATCGGAGCAAATAAATACGAAATGGCTGTTCAACTTTTAAAAACCGGGTGTCGTTTTTTACCCCGGTTTTTTGTGATTCCTAGTTATGTTTCCTTCCTCAGTAATTACTGTTCTTTCGTTAAATCAGAAAACTTGGCCTGAACAACTTTTGCTAAATCATTTGGATTAATAATTATTTGCATTCCAATTTTACCAGCACTAACAGCAATTTCTGATAGCTTTTCCGCATGATTATCAATAAAAGTCGGATATGCTTTTTTCATCCCTATTGGCGAGCATCCGCCACGAACATAACCTGTCCATTTTAACAAATCCTTTACATGTAACATTTCTAACTTTTTCTCTCCTGCCACTTTTGCTGCCTTTTTTAAATCTAGTTCTTTTTCAACCGGAATCACAAACACATATAAATTTTCCCCATTGTGGGTAACTAATGTTTTAAAAACAGTCGCTGGTGCCAAATTCACTTTATTCGCAACAGCAACTCCATCAATTTTCCCATCGCTCGCATCATAACTTGATGTTCGAAAATCTATTTTTTCCTTATCAAGGATTCTCATCGCATTTGTTTTACTGCTCATTGAACCTTACTCCTTTTCCCTTTTGACTACAATATCATTCACTACCTAATTGTATTTGCGCCTGTTGATTTTCAAGTATTAACTACCTCGATCAAAAATCACTTAATCGCTCCACGAATATCATAATTTACCACATCAATTTCTAATTCTTCTTCCACTGCTAATTTTGCTAACTGCTGACCAAGAAACGGAGCTGTCGTCAGTCCAGAGGCTCCTAATCCATTGGCGAGATAAAGACCATGATACCTAGGAACTTCCCCAATGACAGGAAGGAAATTTGGGGTGAAAGGACGGAAACCTACACGAATATCGTGAACCTCAGCATCTGATAAACCGGGTGCAACGGCAAATGCCTTTGTGAAAATTTCGTTTAATCCTCCAGCGGTTACACGAAAATCAAAACCCGTATTGTTTTCATGAGTTGCACCGATAACAACCTCGCCATTGTCAAATGATAAAATACTTTGGTCTCCTGGAGGCATAATCACTGGCCACTCTCCTGTGTTTGCATTCTTCAATTTCAAATGCACAATTTGCCCCTTTTGATATGTAAGTAATAATTGAATTCCTAATGGGGCTAATAACTCATCCGCCCATGCCCCTGCTGTTACAATGACACAATCTGCTTCAATTATTTCACCATTTACACGAACACCCCGAATCTCTTTCCCGTCAACAACAATGTCAGCTGAACCGTTTACCATTTTCGCACCATGCTTCCTTGCACCACGTAAAAGTGCATCCCTTAATGCACGTCCATTCACACGGGCAGCTCCACTAATGAAAACTGAATGATACCCTTCCTCCAATAATGGAAACAGCTTTTTTGACTCCTCAATGGAAAGGATGGAAATTTCGCCTATTTCCGGAGCCTCCTCCCGCCGTTGTTTCGCAATTTCCTCCAACTTTTTTAATTTCTCTATATCTTTGTGAATACGAATTGCACCAACTTGTTTATACCCTGTTTCTTCTTCACCGTCTACTTCAAGCTGCCTAATTAATTGGGGAAAATATCCAGCCCCTTTTTTAGCAAGTGTATACCAAGCTTTGTTTCTTCTTTGTGATAGCCAGGGGCAAATCATACCAGCTGCTGCATCCGTCGCCTGTCCTTTATCTTTACGATCAATCATTGTTACTTGTTCGACACCCATTTTTGCTAAATGATAGGCCGTAGAAGCCCCTAAAATTCCTCCGCCAACAATAATATACCGCTTCATTTTAACTTCCTTTCCTTTTAGTTACTCATCCCTTCCTGTGAATT is a genomic window containing:
- a CDS encoding phosphomevalonate kinase, producing the protein MDSSTIHVQVPGKLFVAGEYAVLERDQLAIVLAVNRYMTGTIQEASKHTISLPQLGYDEIHFEVKKGEVFFSQNEKKFPFVRNALSIFYQFLYEVGISPRPFRLTVTSELDDKTGKKFGLGSSAAIVVTVITALLNFYQCKMIRPSKELIYKLSAIIHYQTQGNGSCADIAASTYGGWLSYQMFQPDWLIGELEGGTSLNELVKMDWPSLYIKRISAPSRLSFAVGWTKTAASTAPMVSHVQKLKEEAPSLYEEFLLGSRRAVLQILDSFKRDDIDGAIEGFAENRRVLKKLSAYAKVDIETPALKKFIEIANKYGSGKSSGAGGGDCGIAFVKDRQHIDFMLKEWRDANIEPLGLQLSNYGAIPSEE
- the mvaD gene encoding diphosphomevalonate decarboxylase, with product MKATAKAHTNIALIKYWGKRNDRLILPTNSSLSVTLDRFYTVTTVDFDKERTEDVFYLNGELAPEKETKKVSTYLNKVREFAGVELFASVFSENHVPTAAGFASSASGYAALSAASTKAIGLNLTPRELSQFARIGSGSACRSIYGGYVEWQMGEKNDGSDSYAVPLLDGKEFPIAVLSVMVNASEKKVLSREGMKRTVETSPFYQGWLESAEKELVEMKHALTLRDFTRLGTIAEKNALKMHATTLGADPPFLYWQSGTLQVMDAVENLRSKGLEAYFTIDAGPNVKVLCQPSDVEKITAQLKEVPSVQHIYPCQPGPGVTYLDGVHIADVNNRGDLDG
- the mvk gene encoding mevalonate kinase; its protein translation is MHSLEKRGIGTAHSKVILIGEHAVVYGEPAIALPFPRVLATSVVEENHGPILVESKQYTGPLDQIPDRMKGLALCVKETMKELNQSEEDLKISLQSEIPIGRGLGSSAATALAIVRGLASFFQKPLPKDKLLSLGNVAEKYAHGNPSGIDIEAVFHDCPIWFRKGEQPKSVFIQSSFYLVVSDTGEIGNTRLAVNSILEKRETDLLNTERAIKRLGVLTEKAKNALQQGNLEELGKFLNGAQIELQHLGVSDKNIDYLVEIAKKAGALGAKLTGGGRGGCMIALAKEEGQASFIAKALTEAGANKTWFFKVDATNENLFDEWGENIESNS
- a CDS encoding DUF2500 domain-containing protein → MDSFFFGDIFYHFDSVFIGLCFIFVFSMIIFTMIKGISQWRKNENSPRLSVPAVVKTKRSDVHGSTSMNNDVASHSSYTTYYVTFEFESGDRLEFTVSGKEYGKLVEEDDGILTFQGTRFIGFERKR
- a CDS encoding MarR family winged helix-turn-helix transcriptional regulator, which translates into the protein MEMNEVKRDQDVSLKLFIVLSRALEAIEKQIVKNVKDYGLNLTEFAVLELLFHKGDQPIQKIGQKILLASSSITYVVDKLEEKNYLVRKACPTDRRVTHASITDEGKKIMEDIFPRHKEAMSKIMAGLNTDEKEMVVEKLKKLGLYAQQLD
- a CDS encoding DNA topoisomerase III — protein: MKSLIIAEKPSVAREIARVLDLREKHKSYIEGKNYIITWALGHLVELKMPENYDPKYKTWRLEDLPIIPTKMGLKVIRQTSHQFKAIEGLAKRKDISELIIATDAGREGELVARWIIEKIHWKKPIKRLWISSVTDRAIRDGFKQLKPGKQYENLYHSAVCRAEADWLIGLNVSRALTTKYKDPLSAGRVQTPTLSLIIDREKQIQKFVPKKYWVIRGKVHSLDVEWEKNGEKRIFDKEEADKVINRIKGQKATVIQVMKKEKSEQQPLLYDLNELQRDANKRYGFSAKKTLNVLQKLYEEHKYVTYPRTDSRYLTSDMQGTMLERLQGVATAYKDEAKPLLANKGKVLAKRVFNNDKVSDHHAIIPTEERVHLGDLSSDERKIYDLIVRRFLTIFYPIFKYETVQAHFEVNGEVFTTRARNVIDWGFKKVQGHDDDVLEVSTLDQIHKGQTFSMKDLVMDEKLTEPPLRYSEADLLGQMEKYGLGTPATRAEIIERLIATEVVERQNGRFFSTQKGKQLMDLVNDDLKSPELTAKWEEELELIARGKANPQQFLKKIRQQTEALVREIKQSDKQYRTPNLTGSKCPECGSFLKERNTKNGKILVCSNLECSYRRRTEPKLSNRRCPQCHKKMEMHEGKAGLYFQCRHCNIVEKAEGKKKAVNKREERKLLQKYTKKEESFGTSLGDLLKAKLEEKE
- the ybaK gene encoding Cys-tRNA(Pro) deacylase; its protein translation is MSSKTNAMRILDKEKIDFRTSSYDASDGKIDGVAVANKVNLAPATVFKTLVTHNGENLYVFVIPVEKELDLKKAAKVAGEKKLEMLHVKDLLKWTGYVRGGCSPIGMKKAYPTFIDNHAEKLSEIAVSAGKIGMQIIINPNDLAKVVQAKFSDLTKEQ
- a CDS encoding NAD(P)/FAD-dependent oxidoreductase, translated to MKRYIIVGGGILGASTAYHLAKMGVEQVTMIDRKDKGQATDAAAGMICPWLSQRRNKAWYTLAKKGAGYFPQLIRQLEVDGEEETGYKQVGAIRIHKDIEKLKKLEEIAKQRREEAPEIGEISILSIEESKKLFPLLEEGYHSVFISGAARVNGRALRDALLRGARKHGAKMVNGSADIVVDGKEIRGVRVNGEIIEADCVIVTAGAWADELLAPLGIQLLLTYQKGQIVHLKLKNANTGEWPVIMPPGDQSILSFDNGEVVIGATHENNTGFDFRVTAGGLNEIFTKAFAVAPGLSDAEVHDIRVGFRPFTPNFLPVIGEVPRYHGLYLANGLGASGLTTAPFLGQQLAKLAVEEELEIDVVNYDIRGAIK